One genomic segment of Oxobacter pfennigii includes these proteins:
- the pepT gene encoding peptidase T, with product MEKVVDKFLRYVKYDTQSQEDVEDYPSTEGQLVLLKDLAKELKDLGLRDVTMDEFGYVFATLPSNIQKDLPIIGFIAHTDTSNAMPGKNVNPKITENYDGNDIVLNEKLGILLSPNEFPDLLNYKGDTIISTDGITLLGADDKAGVAEIMTAVEYLVNHPEIKHGTIKVGFTPDEEVGRGVDFFDVKKFGADFAYTVDGGKIGEVEYENFNAAIAKFDIHGKSTHTGSAKGVMVNSMYIASELNMMIPQDETPAATEGYQGFYHLHTLSGNVELTKTSYLLRDFTDEGLLNRKKFMQELAVKLNKKYGEGTVEVKIKDQYSNMVEKVKERQHIVDTAIEAMKEAGVEPLVQPIRGGTDGARLSFMGLPCPNLFTGGHNFHGKYEFIPLKSMEKSVEVILKIIEIYAR from the coding sequence ATGGAAAAAGTAGTGGATAAATTTTTAAGATACGTAAAGTATGATACCCAATCACAAGAGGATGTCGAAGACTATCCAAGCACAGAAGGTCAGCTTGTTCTTTTAAAGGATTTGGCAAAGGAATTAAAAGATTTGGGGTTAAGGGATGTTACCATGGACGAATTTGGCTATGTTTTTGCCACTTTACCGTCAAATATTCAAAAGGATCTTCCAATCATAGGCTTTATCGCCCATACCGATACCAGCAATGCCATGCCGGGTAAAAACGTCAATCCTAAAATAACTGAAAACTATGACGGTAATGATATAGTACTTAACGAAAAGCTTGGAATCCTGTTATCCCCCAATGAATTCCCTGACCTGTTGAATTACAAGGGAGATACAATAATTTCAACGGATGGGATCACATTATTAGGGGCCGACGATAAGGCAGGGGTTGCGGAAATTATGACGGCTGTCGAGTATCTTGTAAATCACCCCGAAATAAAGCACGGCACAATTAAGGTGGGCTTTACTCCCGACGAGGAGGTTGGAAGAGGAGTGGACTTTTTTGATGTTAAAAAGTTCGGAGCTGATTTTGCTTATACTGTGGACGGAGGAAAAATAGGAGAAGTTGAATATGAAAACTTCAATGCGGCTATTGCAAAATTTGATATACACGGAAAGAGCACTCACACCGGCTCGGCAAAAGGAGTCATGGTAAATTCCATGTACATAGCATCGGAGCTTAATATGATGATTCCCCAGGATGAGACGCCGGCAGCAACAGAAGGGTATCAGGGATTTTATCATCTGCATACCTTAAGCGGCAATGTGGAGCTTACAAAAACCAGCTATTTACTGAGGGATTTTACTGATGAGGGACTTTTAAACCGCAAAAAATTCATGCAGGAATTGGCTGTAAAATTAAATAAAAAATACGGTGAAGGCACTGTTGAAGTAAAGATTAAGGATCAGTATTCCAATATGGTTGAGAAGGTAAAAGAAAGGCAGCATATCGTTGATACTGCCATTGAGGCCATGAAGGAAGCTGGTGTTGAACCCCTCGTCCAGCCAATAAGAGGCGGTACTGACGGTGCAAGATTGTCCTTTATGGGATTGCCCTGTCCCAACCTTTTTACCGGGGGACACAACTTCCACGGAAAATATGAATTTATCCCCCTTAAGTCCATGGAAAAATCCGTTGAGGTAATACTAAAAATTATTGAAATTTATG